One Rhododendron vialii isolate Sample 1 chromosome 2a, ASM3025357v1 genomic region harbors:
- the LOC131317995 gene encoding desiccation-related protein PCC13-62 → MKQVPTLNHLAKQRQEKMALSVSATATVFLSFLLLLLVPTSFCSDDNVNFKTVVPQSDADLLEFPLNLEYLEAEFFLWASLGRGLDSVAPDLTMGGPPPVGARKATLDPFTNDVILQFAYQEVGHLRAIKSTVKGFARPQLNLSAEAFGEVMNSAFGRALNPPFNPYANEINFLIASYVVPYVGLTGYVGANPKLQSPTSKRLVAGLLAVESGQDAVIRGLLYKRASEKVKPYGITVVEFTNRISELRNKLGSSGLKDEGLIVPNLRGAEGKIRGNVLAGDQNSLGFDRTPEEILRIVYGSGNERVPGGFFPKGGDGRIAKSHLQSP, encoded by the exons ATGAAACAAGTACCCACACTAAATCACTTAGCAAAACAAAGACAAGAAAAGATGGCATTGTCCGTTTCAGCCACCGCAACCGTTTTCCTCtcattcctcctcctcctcctcgttcCTACTTCTTTTTGTTCCGACGACAACGTGAATTTCAAAACTGTTGTCCCTCAATCTGATGCAGATCTCCTAGAGTTCCCTCTAAATTTAGAGTATTTGGAAGCAGAGTTCTTCTTATGGGCCTCGTTGGGCCGGGGATTGGATAGTGTCGCTCCCGATCTCACCATGGGTGGCCCGCCACCGGTTGGTGCCAGAAAGGCCACACTGGACCCTTTCACGAATGATGTTATCCTCCAATTTGCCTACCAGGAAGTTGGACACTTGAG GGCAATTAAGAGCACGGTAAAAGGATTTGCGAGGCCACAGCTGAATCTGAGTGCAGAGGCGTTTGGAGAAGTGATGAATAGTGCATTTGGAAGGGCATTGAACCCACCCTTCAATCCTTATGCTAATGAAATCAACTTTCTAATTGCTTCCTATGTTGTTCCTTACGTTGGACTCACTGGATACGTTGGAGCCAATCCCAAACTCCAAAGCCCCACTTCCAAAAGg CTGGTAGCAGGGCTTTTGGCAGTGGAGTCGGGCCAAGACGCTGTGATCAGAGGGCTGCTTTACAAGCGGGCATCGGAAAAGGTAAAACCATACGGAATCACCGTAGTAGAGTTCACCAACCGCATTTCAGAGCTCAGGAACAAGCTGGGAAGTTCAGGCCTGAAAGATGAAGGCCTTATCGTTCCGAATTTGAGAGGAGCCGAGGGGAAAATCAGGGGCAACGTTCTCGCAGGGGACCAAAACTCTCTTGGTTTTGACCGAACACCGGAGGAAATTCTGAGGATAGTGTACGGTTCAGGGAATGAGCGTGTACCCGGCGGGTTTTTCCCCAAGGGAGGTGATGGTAGAATTGCTAAATCACATCTCCAATCTCCATGA
- the LOC131317997 gene encoding uncharacterized protein LOC131317997 → MKVLQRELLGRTKLLLLSIRFSLLPCFPFSQTISPEFCRVNFPNIQIMEEEREFEEIRDAEETEKVEGVEEEEEEDGEDDDGDDDDVEEEEEEDDEEDEREVLPSSGGPPPVHLIEDDDEDDEGDDDNGEGGDDDDDDDDDDDDEDEDEDDDEEEGEEEQEDMGTEYLVRPLDRPEEEEDNSDFEPEENGEEEEFGEEDEDEDDETGGKVEASAKRKRPDGDDSGDDDDGGGEDDERPSKR, encoded by the exons ATGAAGGTATTGCAGAGAGAGCTACTGGGTAGAACGAAGCTGCTGCTCCTCTCTATccgcttctctctcctcccctgttTTCCTTTCTCCCAAACAATTTCTCCCGAATTTTGTCGAGTAAATTTTCCGAATATCCAAATcatggaggaagagagagaatttgaagAAATTCGTGACGCTGAGGAGACTGAGAAGGTGGAGGgagtggaagaagaagaagaagaagacggaGAGGACGACGATGGCGATGACGACGAcgttgaggaggaggaggaggaagatgacgaggaggatgagagagaggtGCTGCCGAGCTCTGGTGGTCCTCCTCCGGTCCATCTGATagaggacgacgacgaggatGATGAGGGAGATGACGACAACGGCGAAGgcggcgacgacgacgacgacgacgacgacgacgacgacgacgaagacGAAGATGAGGACGACGATGAAGAAGAAGGCGAAGAAGAACAG GAGGATATGGGAACCGAGTACCTTGTCCGGCCCCTGGATCGtcctgaggaggaggaagatAACAGTGATTTTGAACCAGAAGAGAATGGTGAGGAAGAAGAGTTTGGTGAAGAagatgaggatgaggatgatgaAACTGGAGGGAAGGTGGAGGCTTCAGCAAAAAGGAAGAGGCCAGATGGAGATGACTccggtgatgatgatgatggcgGTGGCGAGGATGATGAGAGACCATCCAAAAGATAA